TTATTGCGGGTTTAGTTTATAAATATGTTCTTTACAGAAATCTTCGGAATTATgaagtatcatttttttttctttatagttTCTTGTTTGCTTTATCTATAATGTTGTAAATCTAGCCTTTTAACTTGGTTAGTATTTTTTGTTTGACTCGAACTATTTTTAGGAATTTTTGTTCATAGTTTGTTGTTCGTACAATTCTACGTTACTTGTGATTGTTTTACACGAatgtttgaaaaatattttgtttaCTGTAATAAATGAAGTCTAACTAGAAAGTAATACTACTAAATTCAATAATTAGGATTCTTGGAGGTCGATTTAATTGATTGGATTTATTTGATGTGGATAAAAATGAATCCACAAATGTTTGGGGTGCAATTTACCATTTTGATTGGATTTATTTAATATGGATAGAATTGAATCCAAACAATAGTTTGGTAATGTATGCATACCTTATTTGacaaatagtactactacataGTTAGTCTTCTTGTCTtgattaaaatttgtgttaaaAGTATTTAGATATTTTGTCAGTGAGCTTCTATTGATTTAATATAAATGTAACTTTgaagttattttcttttcaaaaaCACTGATTGTGGTGCCTCTGTTTTGAGtttaatagataaaaaaaaaattataagaaagACCTCAAGTTTATTGTCTTGTCCATCCTGACAATGATCAATTCCTAGATCCGTCACTAAATTTAACATTAACACAATCATGTATCTATAATCCCTATACATATAATCATATCACGTCCATGAATATAACTTCTGTtgcacatatatataaatattattagtcCAAGATTAAAGAAAAACCTCACGAACATATATAGAAACACATGTGCATGCATACTCAGAAAGAGCATACAAGAAGAGTACAAATAAGAGAAAAGTTACATCTTATTCCTCATACACTTACATCATCATAAATCCATGCATCATCACACCCATTAATTTCCTTCCATCCATCTTAACTTATCCtacaaaaatcaaatcaaatcaaatcacaaTAAGTTAATCAATTAGTCACCAAAGGtccaaaacacacaaacaacCCCAACTAAAAAAAATCCATCAACAAATACTCACTTAGAGCAATCAACATTAGGAGAGATTTGAAAGGGCATCGAGATCCCACAGTTTCCGGGAAGAGCCTTGGCGAGCTCCGGCTTGATAGTGATGCTCTTAGCAGCATTCTTGATGCAGTTGCAGGCGGTTTGCTTGTCGGCCGTGGTCGTGGCGGCTGAAGCCAGGCTGGAGGCCCCGGTGCAGCAGGGGGAGGGCGGCGTCCCGCTCCCGCTCTTGAGGTAGTTGATGCACGGCCTCAAGTCCTTCATCACGTCGCTGCATGTGATCGCACGTGATGGCGCGACCACGGCCGCAAGCACGGCTAGGAAGAGAATTGCTTGAGTGAAAGAAGGCATGCTTGATTGTAATTGCAAGTTGAGATGGTGTGTGTGTTGCTTTGTTGATTATGGAGATTTTATAAGgaggaaatttaattaaataatgtttaGGGTTTTCGTGTAAGAGATTTGATGGAAAGTCAAGTGAAGGAGAGATTGAAGAGGGAAGGTGAGAGGTTTAAGCTAATGCAGCTGTGATGGTTAACTTGAGGGTTTGAGTATATACCTACTCCACTTTTTGGGAAATTTCAAGTTTGTTTGAGTGAAAATTGGAGGGGTTCAATTAACTTTTAGTTTTTTGTTGGAGTTATTAGATAGCTTATGTAAGGTGGATACTAGACTTTTCGCCCCTTTTGATTTAAAATGCTTAATTTTGAATGATTTAGTTGAATTTTGTATCACGGTGTTTAGTGTATTCCACCGAATTAGGAtatatagttatttttattatttaatttcgaTAAACATTATATTAGGGTTGTTAAATTCGAAActagaatatttaaaatatatatatatatatagggtagtgatctatggcaaatgccccttaaccaaataactagagaataaatcatagccacaagatcaaaaaaatcaagggctagtattaattttcgaatttaatgagatattagttccctcaatcacaaatttactccataataacaatgcaggggtattatggtcattgACGGCAGCTAGATCCTTGGTGAGAGGCCACTCGATCTCGTCGGAGACGGCGACGAGGACTGCGCCGCTGTTGTCGCCCTGGCGGAGGCGGATGATCTGGAGATCTCCGGCGGCGAGCTCGACGGAGTAGTGCGTGTCGATCAGGTGGACGATTGCGCCGGGGATGGTGAAGTAGGAATCCTCGGCGGAGTCGGGCAGCGCGGAGGGGGAGTAGCATTCGCTGCGCGGCGAGTTTTCTGCAAAAGAAATTATTTGATGGagaagaatatgcaatttcAATGTTATAAACTTCGCTGCGCGGTCAGTTGCATTGCTGATGTTCAAAACTTAAGTTATTCTCAAATCAAATATTAAGTGACATATCAAAATATTTGAGCATAAAAGTGCATTTTTTGGCAATCCCATAGTAATCGTTTTTATTCACTCCATCTCACTATTCTCACCCATCTGCCTCCAGGCTCCAGCACTAACCCGATCACTCTTCTTCACGTATGATTTAATTTGTCACATAAGATTTATTTTGATTGTAATTCAAAAGAGTAAGAAATTGGCAACAAAgttaaatttatgattttttatttacattttaaaaCAATGTAAAACAACATAATTTCGAGCAAAGTTAGTAATTTACTttggtaagagtgatgtattttgtaaataagagtgaagtaaaatcataagaagagtgatgtgttttgtaaacaagagtgaagtaaaatcatgctaagagtgatgtgttttgtaaacaagagtgaagtaaattcataagaagagtgatgtgtt
This sequence is a window from Salvia splendens isolate huo1 chromosome 14, SspV2, whole genome shotgun sequence. Protein-coding genes within it:
- the LOC121763688 gene encoding non-specific lipid-transfer protein 8-like, translating into MPSFTQAILFLAVLAAVVAPSRAITCSDVMKDLRPCINYLKSGSGTPPSPCCTGASSLASAATTTADKQTACNCIKNAAKSITIKPELAKALPGNCGISMPFQISPNVDCSKIS